The Pararhizobium capsulatum DSM 1112 sequence GACACGGCTAGGCGCAATCGGCGGTGCTTAAAAAATTGCAAGACGCACGCAGGACGGCGACACGGCATCTATCTTTGTGGTTCTATCCTACGCGGGGGGTCGTGCCGAGACACGACCCTCTTGGACGCTTGGACGCTTGGACGCTTGGACGCTTGGACGTGTTAGTCGAGGTCTCACCCCAATTAGCGCAAGCCAAAAAATGACAGCACGGCAATGACGATGACGATCAGTCCAACGATATAGATGATGCGGTTCATGACGGGTTCCTTTCAATTTCAACGTGTTAAAATGCACATCAAAACGATTTGGTTCCTCTGGTGAGGCAGTGGCGTTGGGGGCCACCGGCTCTCTTCCTTCGGATACGCTCTCGACATCACAGTTGGAAGTTCGGACTATTGACACCTGGATTTTGACAGAAGGAAGCGAAGTCCGCGAGAAATCTTTCGGCCCTTTCTCGATTGGATGGGGCCTTGAGATTCTCGAGGATCTGTTCCGGCGTGTCCTTCATCACCGGAAGTCGAAAGAAAAGGCTTTCATTGAAATTGGAACTTACCGTCGCAAGCACCGTTCGCAGGATGTTTAACATGTCGTCTCCGCGGTGTGAGGCATGGACAAGAGCAATGGATTTCCCAATCACCTGATCCCCTGAAACGAGCCAATCGATCGCATTTTTCAAGCCGCCGGGGATGCTGCGAACGTATTCCGGGCTGGAAATGAGTAACCCGTCACTCGCCGAAATCGCCTGTTTAAACATCCGTACGCTATCCGGCTCGTCAGACCCTTCGAGATCGGGCGAAAAGACAGGCAAATCCCCTATGCCATCAAATACGTCGATGACGATACCCGTAGGCGCCATGCCCTGCATCGCCTTCAACAATGCAGTGTTGGTGGACAGTCGGCGCGCGCTGCCTGAAATTGCGAGTATCTTCATGAATTCACCGATCGCGATGCGCAATCGCTTTTATGTCACCCGTTAGTTCCTTGCTGAGGAACCACCTGAAAGGTGGTAGTGGGGCGGACTTTGACACACGGTTTCGCTTCGCTATATCGGCAACCATATTCTTGCTGACGGCGAGGTCGCGAGCTGCGAGGGCTTGCCCGTTCGGAATTCGGGGTGTTTGTGGGAACGGCTAATGATTGAGGCAGCCAACACCAATCGCCCCTTCCAAGGCAAAGCCCTCGCAGCGGTGTTACGCGATCTTGCCCAAATCAACGCGATCGCGCTCAGCCTTAAATACGACCTCGCTCCGCTGTCGGAGAACGACAAGGCATTGGGCATGCAACCGCTTGCCCCAACGCAAATCTCCAGTGAACTTGAACACATAGCTGCAATTGTTACCCGGATTGTCCTGGAAACATTTGAAGGCTGAGTCCAACGAGTGGTACGAGGCAAACGACCAGATCGAATAGCATCAGGCCGCCTGGCAGGATGAGGGCACGGCCTTGAACCGCTTGCGTTGGAGGGAGCGTCATTGGCATGACCCCACCACCGACTTCATTGCTGAGCTTTTAAGGGTCGCGAACAACGTCGAGACGCTGGGCGCGACCGAGGTAAGCCGATTGCTGGATCGGTCGATCGATACGATACGAGACATGCGCCAGCAAATCGGCGTCGAGCAGAACCGCCTAAGCCGTGACGTCGTCATCTACCTTCAGACTGCGTCGGCCAGAGCAAGGGGACTACCGCCCGATCAGGCGAAAGACGCCTTGCTCGATGCAGCCGACACGATCCGCACGCTCAAGATGGTGTTGGACGCAAAGAATGAGCATATCGAGGAACCCTGAAGATGCAGCATGACCCTGCAGTGCTTTCCGCCGGAGCCGTTAGTGGATCACCCACGGACTAAGTAGAGCGACTGCCAGGGCACGGTCCCGCAGGCCCAGGGTCGTGTGGGCATCGCATTGCCATCGGCGTCGCAGCGAGGCGACACCATTAATTCGCCTGCGCGTTTATCATTCCGTGAGTGGATGGAGGCATACCCGCACCTTCTCCATTTCCCCAAATAATAACGACCATTAGCCCGATTGTTATGGCAATCGATCCGGCTAGGACAATGTGAAGAATGTGCTTTAGCATGGCGGCATTTACATTTCCGTTCGAAAACGTGTGGCCGGTTAAAACCAGAATTTGAGAAAATGATGGAGATTAAAAAGCCAGTGGCTGCGGCTCCCACTGGCTTACCCCGCCTGATTTGGTGGCGGAGAGAACACCGGCAAAGACGGGGATCTTCTCCAGCGATAGTTTTCACTATCACACGATCAAACTGAACTTTTCTGACGTGAGCCTGAAGGGGGGCAATGTCCTCAATTCCTGACTACGAAACCAACTGCGCCTTACTCACAAGCTAAAGGTCACGCTGTGGTTATGTAATCGCGAGATCAATAAGTATGGTTGCCGAGCAGACCGGGAGGGGTGTCGACCGGTCTCGGACCATCCGGCCAGGGCATCGCCGCCATCCATTCGCACCTCGTGTACAAAAACCTTCCGACCCACGAAAAAGCCTGGGACCGGGCGATTTAGTCTCCCTTAATCAACAAGCAATCTGCCTTTCGACGCCATCAACAGACTTAGCTCAACACCCGACGGGCCGACCTTTTCGAAAAGTTCTCTGGCCTCGTTCCAACTGAGGCAGTATCGCTGCCGAAATTGTTCAAGCGTGAATGGTTCGATTAGTCTATGATTTTGCTTGGACTCGATATCAGTCATGCCCGCCCACTCCGAAAAGGTGATTGTTCTTTTTGGTCTAGACATTCGCCAAAATTTTCCCGACTGACGGGCGCGGCCTTCAAAGTCTAGATCGTCCATTCCAGCACACCGGCTTCAGCGGCAGCACATGTTTTTCTTAAGGGTGCGAAAACGCACCCGCGAGAAAAACTTTACCGTTTTTGCGGTGTTGTGCGGAATATGTTGCCGCCCTCGCACTCGCGCCCATTCATTCCGCCCCGATCGGAGAACTGCACCGGAGCGCGCGCCGCCACGAGCGAGACCCTGCCTAAGTCAACCACCTACTTCTTCCCGACAGCAATGTCGGAGGCCGACCAATTTGGGCTAATGAAAGCCAATCATGAGCAAGCTGAAGCTGCACAATTGAAGTTGATCAGCGAAAAGCGGTGGGAGAGATTCATCGACGCAATCAAAGTTGCGCTGTCGCCTCCCATCGTCCTTCTGCTGATCGGGTTGGTAATCCGCTGGGTGCTCACAGGCCTCCGCAGACAAGCGCCCCCAGAGCCCTGACACCCCATCCGTCCACGCTAGAATTAGAGGGACACCCAAGCGCCGTCCGTTATCCTGACGTCCTGCCGTCCTGCCTTCAGTAGTTTATCAAATAGCGTCTTCGCCCACGCGAACGATAAGCTTCCCAAAGTTCCCTCCCTCCAAGAGGCCGATGAACGCTTCGGGAGCCCGCTCCAGGCCGGCGACGATGTCCTCCCGGTAGCGCAAGGCGCCAGAGGCGATCCACTCGCTCACTTCCTTGTAAAACTGCTCCCGCTGATGGACGAACTCGCGCTGGATGAAGCCGCGGATCAGCAGGCTCTTCGTCAGGACGGTGCGCATAACATCGGGCAACCGGTCCTGTTGCGCCGCTTGGCCGGGACGCGCATTATATTGGGCGATGAGGCCGCAGACGGGGATCCGTGCAAAAGGATTGAAAAGCGGAAAAACCGCGTCCCAGACCTTGCCGCCGACAGTCTCGAAATAGACGTCGATGCCCTGAGGGCAGGCCTTGGCGAGCCGCTCGTTAAGATCGGGGCTGCGGTGGTCTATGGCTGCGTCGAAGCCAAGTTCGTCTTGCAGGTAAGCGCACTTTTCCGGCCCGCCGGCTATACCGACGGCGCGGGCACCCCTCAGCCGGGCGATCTGCCCGACGACCGAGCCGACCGCGCCGCTGGCCGCTGCGACGACGAGTGTTTCACCAGGCTTCGGCTGACCGATATTGGCAAGGCCCGCCCAGGCGGTGAACCCAGGCATGCCGAGCACGCCGAGCGCGGTCGTGACGGGCGCGACGGCTGGATCGAGCTTACGCAATTCATTTCCGTTTGAAAGCGCGTAGTTCTGCCATCCAGAATGGGACAGAACCACATCACCTTCTGCAAAAGCGGGGTTTCGGCTTTTTATAACCCGGGCGACAGTTCCGCCCTCCATAACCGCGCCTATCTCGACCGGCGCGGCATAGGATTTGGCGGCGCTCATGCGTCCGCGCATGTACGGATCGAGCGAAAGGTAGAGGATCTTGAGCAGGACTTGACCTATGGCGGGTTCCGCGACGGGGCCAGTGTCGATGGTGAAGTCGGCGATCGTCGGAGCACCAGTCGGGCGTGATGCGAGCAATATTCGCTGGTTTCCGTTCATGATTTGTGGCTCCTTGAGCGAGTGGAGGATCAATCGCGCCGGGGCCATCGTAACCAAGACAAGATCGCGCGCGATCCGGACATAAAAAGGGCCCCTGCATCTGATCTTCGCAAGGACCCTAATGCCGGAGCGTTCGACTTCTACCGGCGGCCGAATTTATCCATATGGGCTCGCCTCGCGTCAATGCTTGGCTCCGACAGGAGTGCCCCCGCTGCGTCAGCGGTCAAAACACCAAGATCACAGGCAACAGCCACAATCAATTCTGCGACTGAACACGGGTGTCATAGGGTTGCGGATGGGTCACGTGGAAACTATTCTGAAGTCGCGGCGGCGAACCCGCCGATCTCGCAACCTCCGGCGCGCCTCAGCGCACCGAGCAGTTCCGAGTAGAGTGCCCAAGGCGTCAAAGAGAGAGCGTCGCTCGACATCGGAAGCCTGCTGCAATGGCCGTTCTGCGTGCGTCACTGGGCGCCTCTGCGGGCGTGCATCTATGATTATGACGGATGGGAAGACGATAGGGGCTTTTGGTTGATACGGCGCCGGCCGCTGAACAGTTGCCCAAAATCTGTTGCGCGGGACGGCTAGTCCTCCGTGATGTAGCCGTCTTCGATGCAGTGCTGCTTCATTGCCAGTAGCGTGGGGTCGGTCTTGGCCATTCCGCATACGGATCGCATTGCCGTTTGCTCGTATAGTTTTGCCTCGGCATTCGCCGCGCCGTTCTCCTTCCAAGCGAGGTAGGCGCCGCACGCGATACCTACGGCGCACGTTGCGGTCAAAATAACGGCCTTCAACCACCCAAACATGCTCCACCTCCGAAAGCCGCCACCACGCAGGCTGCCATTTCTAGGAGGCCCGCATGGCCACCGACTAGACCGACAAAAGGACAATCATGACTACCCCCGCCACCACCCAGGCGGGCGGCATTGCCGTGCCTGCCGCTATTGTCCATGCGAGGCTCATATGCTGAGAGATGAGCGATTTTATGCCAACTCATATAGTGACCCTGTCTCCGCCACATCTGGGAATACAGCCTACGGCGTACCACGACGCTTTATCCGATTGCGCGCCGCGACCCCCTCTTTCTCCCGATCTTCACCGCCATCTTCGGTAGGGCAACGATCGGTGCGATTGGGGTCACCATCGCGGGGGTCATGAGTGCCATTGCGACGACAGCTATTTCCAAGGGAGTTCAAATCCGATGACGGGGCATATGTGTAGTAGTTCGCCAACATGAAGTAATAATCGCGACGGACACCAAGGGGACTGGCGAAGGGAAGCCATCGTGTGGCCTCGGCAAAACGGCCCGGCTTCAACGCCAGCAGTGGCGGCAAGGCCGAGCATGCACTAACACTAAACCCGGATCACCCCATGGGGGCAGACCAGACCAGTCATCGCACATTAAATTCCATGTTCCGTTAAGTTGACGATGCCGTGATCTGACTGACAGGTGGCCTGACATCGCGACTGCCGTCCCCATAGTTTCGCGGCCGGTTTAATAGATACGTCTTCCTTCCATCGATTCAAAATTGACTGATTTTTGCCCACACAATCGGTGAAGCTTATTATTTGTACATATATGTATAGACAACAATCATGAAAGATGGTGCTATGTCCTCGGCATCTGACAACAGCAGATCAATGGCAGGGCCTGATGAATGTACCGGCACTCTTCGATCTGACCGGGCGAAAGGCACTTGTAACAGGTGCCAGCCGCGGTCTCGGGCAGGCGATCGCCCAGGCGCTCGCATCCGCCGGGGCGGATGTCGCGATTACTGCGCGCGACGTTAAGGGCTTGGAAGAAAGCCGAACGTGCATCGACAACGCGGGCAGACAGGCCCTTGCCTATGCGCTAGATGTTCGGGATGTCGATGCCTGCTCTTCCGTCATCGACGCCGCGTCGCATGCGTTGAACGGACTGGACATCCTGATCAACAATGCCGGTTATGAAGAAATCCGGCCCTCCCTCGATGTCGACGAGGCGTTGTGGGACCGGATCGTATCAATCAATCTGAAGGGTGCGTTCTTCTGCGCGCAGGCCGCGGCGCGCAACATGGTCGCGCTCGGCACTGGCGGCTCCATTGTAAATCTCTGCTCGCTGACCTCCTATGTCGGTGTTCCGACCGCGGTTCCCTACGGCTCTTCGAAAGCCGGCCTCATGGGCATGACGCATGCGCTTGCCGCAGAATGGGCGCAGCATGGCATTCGCGTCAACGCCGTAGCTCCCGGCTATTTCCGCACGGCGATGACGGATGTTTTTTACCAGGACGAAGCATGGCAACAGGCGATGCTGGCAAAGATTCCGCAACGGCGCTTCGGCGCCATGGAGGACATGGCGGGCGCAGTCGTCTTCCTTTCGAGCGATGCGTCCCGTTATGTCACGGGGCATTGCATACCGGTGGATGGCGGCTACCTCGCCTCGATCTGAACGTTTTACATGCGGCGTTGTCGCCGCGCAAGGAAAGCATGATGCAGGTTGCACTTAGGGGATCGTCGATCAAGGCAAAACCGGAGGGGGTCGCAATTGCGGTATCCGTCAAGGCCGTGAACATGGTCTATGACGGCGTCCATGCGGTGCGTTCGGCGTCTTTCGATCTCGAAACGGGAAAGTTTCTTACGATCCTCGGCCCCTCCGGATCCGGCAAGACGACACTGCTGCGATTGATCGCGGGCTTCCAGCGGCCGACCAGCGGCGAGATTTTCATCAACGGCGCCGCCGTCAGCGCCGTGCCGCCGCATCGGCGGTCGATCGGCATGGTGTTCCAGAAGCTGGCCCTTTTCCCCCATATGACCGCCGCAGAGAACGTCGCCTTTCCATTGAAGATGCGGCGCAGCGATGCGCGTGACATTCCCGCCCGGGTCGAGCGCTATCTCGACATGGTGCGTCTTGGCGGCTACGGCACCCGCCGGTTGCACGAACTGTCGGGTGGCCAGCAGCAGCGCGTGGCGATTGCCCGCGCGCTGGTGTTCGAGCCCGACCTGCTCTTGCTCGATGAACCACTCGCAGCCCTCGACCGGAAACTGCGTGAGGAAATGCAACTCGAGTTCCGCCGCATCCAGCGCGAACTCGGCGTGACGACGATCAATGTGACCCACGATCAGCGGGAAGCCCTCGTCGTGTCCGACGAGATCATTGTTATGGACGGCGGGGAAATCCAGCAGAAGGCGAGGCCGGCCGAGACCTATCGAAGCCCGTCCAACGCCTTCGTCGCCAATTTCATCGGCGTGACAAACTTCCTCGATGCGCCGGACGGCGAACGCCGGGCAATCCGCGCGGAAAAGATCCGCATCGCGCCGACCCGCGACGGATTGGACGGTGCCGATACGATCGTCGAGGGGGTCGTGGCGGATGCCATCTTCGAGGGCGAGAGGGTCGTCTACGAGGTTCGGGTAGCATCGCTAGGCGATGCGCTGCTGCGGGTTTTTGATCATGATCCGTCTGCACACAGCCAGCTGGAAGCAGGGTCCGCTGTTCATCTCGGCTGGACCGCCGGAGACGTCCTGCACTTCAAGCCGTAAGCCGGAGAAACCGGTCAAACCAGAGGAGAATGAACATGAGCGAAGATAAACTGACATCCTTGACTATCCGCCGCCGCCGGTTCCTACAGGGCGCGGCGACGATCGGCGGTGCTGCGGGCCTGTCGTCACTGGGCCTGTCCAGCGCCTTAGCGCAGGAGCCTGAAAAGCCGAAGGAACTGATCGTTCGCGCCTGGGGCGGCAGCTGGGTCGACGCGCTGAAGGCCGGCGTCTCCGATAGCTTCACCGCAAAGACCGGCATTGCTGTCCGCCACGATCTGACCGAGGACAACGAAATCCAGCCGAAGGTCTGGGCGGCCGTAGCTCAGGGCCGCGCGCCACCGATCCACATCAACTGGGACACGACCACCAACGCCACGAAATCGGCGCTGCGCGGCGTAACCGAGGATCTGTCGGATCTTCCCAACCTCAAGAACACCACCGATCTTGCAAAGCCGGTCGGTCTCGACGGCTATCCAATCGTCAACACCTACGGTTATGTTTACGTACTTGCCTACCGCCCGGAAGCGTTTCCGAACGGTGCGCCGAAGTCCTGGAAGGACCTGCTCGATCCCAAGTACAAGGGCCGCATCGCACTCTACAATGACGGCATCGGCTTCCACTTCCCCGCACAGGTCGCCGGCGGCGGCAAGCTGGAGGACATTCCGGCCAACATGCAGCCGGCCTGGGATTTCGTCGCCAAGATGAAGGAGCAGCAGCCGTTGCTCGGCGAAGATCCGGATTTCACCACGTGGTTCCAGAAGGGCGAGATCGACGCCGCCTGCACGATTTCCACCAATGCGCGCGAGGCCAAGAAAAACGGCATCGACATCAAGTGGATCGTGCCGGAGGAAGGCGCCAAGTTTGATACCGACGGCCTCTGGATCCCCAAGGGCCTGCCGGCCAACGAGCTTTATTGGGCGAAGGAATATATCAATCACTCGTTGACGGTCGAAGCCCAGCAGATCTGGCTCGACGGCCTCGGTCTGCCGGGCGTAGTGCCGGGCGTAAAGCCGCCGGCCGATCTCGTCGATGATCCCTCCTATCCGACCACCGAAGATGCCTTCAAGCACCTGATCCGCATCTCCTCCAAGGTGCAGGTAGAAAACGAGAGCGAGTGGTTCTCGAAGTTCAAGGCGATCATGCAGGGTTGACCTCTCGGATGTCCCACACCCCAGCCCTTTCCCCCCAGGGGAGAGGGAACGACAAAGGTTGCCACTGGGTTCTTCTCCCCGTTTGCGGGAGAAGGTGGCCAAAAGGCTAGATAAGAGGCGCTCCGGCGCACTGACACTGCCACCAATCAAGGACTGACATGCGAACGGCGAAATCGGCCTATCCCCTGACCTGGCGCATCATGGATGCTCTGGAAGCTTTCGCGGCTTTAGTCTGGCCTGCGCGCTTCGGCCGCGCGATACCGTGGCTGATGCTGGCGCCCGCCCTGCTGCTCGTCGGCCTGCTGGTGCTCGGTCTCTGGCAGATCGGCGATGCCAGCCTGCGGACACTGGATACGACCACCTTTCTGATGTCGGAGACCTATACGCTTTCAAATTACCAGCGTGCCTTTACCGAAAGCCTGTTTGCAGTCGTTGCCTGGCGCAGCCTTGTGGGGTCGCTGATCGTCACGGCCGTGACGCTTGTTCTAGCCTTTCCCTATGCCTACGTGATGGTCCAAACATCCTCGCCGATAACGCGCAAGCTGTTGTTGATCGCGCTCTTTCTGCCCTTCTTCATCGGGCAGGTGGTGCGGGCCTATGGCTGGCTGGTCATTCTGGGCAATCAGGGAATGGTCAACGAGGCGCTCGGCCTTGTCGGCATCGCGCCGATCAGGCTTCTTTACAATTATTGGGCCGTGCTCTTCGGCCTTGTCCAATATATGCTGCCGTTCGCTGTCCTGATGCTCGCACCGGCGCTGACCGCCATTCCGGAAGAGCTGGAAGCTGCGGCTGGCTCTCTCGGCGCCGACTGGGTGCGCACCTTCCGCCATGTCGTCCTGCCACTCGCAAGGCCGGGCCTGGTGGGTGCGGGTCTCGTCGTGCTCACCCTGTCGCTCACCGATTTCGCCATGCCCGCCATCCTCGGCGGCGGAAGCCAGGATTTCATCGCCAACGCTATCTACGACCAGTTCTTCCGCACATCGGACCAGGGACTGGGCTCGACGCTGGCGCTGTTGCTGGTCGCCGTCGGCTCGCTCCTTGTCGGTCTGGTCTTCACCCTGTTCGGCGCTGGCACTCTGGCCATGGGGAGGGGGCGCCGATGACTGTCCCGTTGAGCAAAACCATCGTTCTTTGGATTTTCGTCGTCGCGGTGCTCGTTCTTCTGTCGGCACCGACGATCGTGATCCTCGGCGCTTCCTTCACGTCCGGAAATATCATCACCTTTCCGCCAGAGGGCTTTTCGCTGAAATGGTACGAGAAAATCGCCACCTCGCGCGATCTGTGGGACGCCTTCCTGCGTTCGCTCTATGTCTCGGCAATCTGCACCATCGTTGCGATCCCGGTGGGAACGCTGGCCGGTATCGTACTTGCCAAATATGCGATCCGCTTTGAAAAATCGGTCCAGCTCTATCTGTTGCTGCCCTTCACCATCCCGCTCATCGGTTCCGGCATCGGACTGATGCTGATCTTCGGCGAGGCACGGTTGCTGGGCCAGCTCTGGCCCGTCGGGCTGGCCTGCTGCGTCATCAACCTGCCGTTCATGATCTGGGCCGTGACGGCAAGCGCCTCCAGCCTTGATCCGGATCTTGAACTCGCCGCCGCCAGCTGCGGCGCGCCACCGCTCTCCACCTTCCTGCATGTGACCCTGCCCGCTGTCATGCCCGGAGTTATCAGCGGGTCGCTGCTGATGTTCATTCTGGCGCTGAATGAATTTCTGGTGAGCCTGCTTTTGACGGATGCACGCATCGTGACGCTGCCGGTCCAGATCTACAATTCCATCCGCTCCATCATCACGCCCGATCTGGCGGCGATCTCGGTGGTCTTCATCGCCTGCGCGGCGCTGGCGATCGTTCTGCTCGATCGCCTCGTCGGTCTTGAAATCTTCCTCAGATCCAAATGATGCAGAAGCCGGCGCGATGCACTGGCGAAACGGGAAAACAGCCATGTCAGACGTCTCCTTTCACGATCTCTCCACATTGGATGCGCCAAGCCGCGCAGCGCTCCTGCGCCGGTCGGAGACCGACCTCTCCGGTTTCATGGAAACGGTGAAGCCGATCATCGAGGCGGTTCGCGTCGAGGGTGACGCCGCCCTGGTGCGTTACGCGCGCGAACTGGACAAGGCGGATTTGGACGAGAGCCGCCTGAAGGCAACGGAAGTCGAATTCAACGCAGCTTTCGATCTGGTTGAGGACGATGTCATCGAGGCCATCCGATTCGGTATCGACAACATCCGCCGCTTCCACGAAGTGCAGAAACCGGAACCGATGTGGCTAAAGGAAATGCGCCCCGGCGCCTATGCTGGTGACCGCTTCACGCCGATCCGCTCCGTTGCGCTCTACGTTCCCCGCGGCAAGGGCGCATTCCCCTCCGTGACCATGATGACGGCCGTGCCCGCCGTGGTCGCCGGCGTGCCGGAGATTGCTATCGTCACACCGCCGGCGCCAGATGGATCCGTGGATGCCGCGACACTGGTCGCAGCCCGCCTCGCCGGCGTCTCCAACGTTTACAAAGTCGGCGGCGCGCAGGCCGTTGCAGCTGTGGCCTACGGCACGCAGACCGTCAGGCCGGCGCTGAAGATCGTCGGTCCGGGAAGTCCCTTCGTGGTGGCGGCCAAGCGGCTTTTGTCCGGCACCATCGATCCCGGTCTGCCCGCTGGCCCGTCCGAGGCGGTCATCTTTGCCGACGAAACGGTGAAGGGCGGCCTGGCGGCGCTAGACCTTCTGGTCGAAGCCGAGCACGGTCCGGATTCTTCCGCCTACCTCGTCACGCACAGCCGCCGCGTGGCCGAAGAGGCCCTCGCCGCCCTGCCCGATCACTGGGCCCGCATGACCGAACAACGCGTCGCCTTCTCGAAAGCGGTGCTCACCGGCCGCTGCGGTGGCATCGTGCTCACCTCCTCGCTTGAAGAAAGCTATCGCTTCGTCAACGACTATGCGCCGGAACATCTCGAAATCCTGTCGACCGATGCCTTCGCCCATCTCGGCCATATTACGGAAGCTGCGGAAATCCTCATGGGGCCGCATACGCCGGTCTCGATCGGCAATTTCGGTCTCGGGCCTAATGCAGTTCTGCCAACAAGTCGCTGGGCGCGCACCTACGGACCGCTGTCGGTGACTGATTTTGTCAAGCGCTCGTCGATCGGCTACGTCACGGCGTCGGCCTATCCGGAATTTGCAAGACATGCCCGCACCCTGGCCCGCTACGAGGGCTTCTCCTCACACGAGCACGCGGTCTCCGATGTTCGCAAGGAATACCTGTGACGATGAAGGCGGCAAGACTCTATGCAGTGGGCGATATCCGGGTGGAGGACATTGACATCCCCGGCCCGCTTGCCCCCGGCTGGGTCCGGGTTGCTGTTGCCGCAGCAGGCATCTGCGGCTCTGACCTTCACAATTTTCGCACCGGGCAGTGGATCACGCGATCGCCGTCCGTAGCAGGGCACGAGTTCGCTGGTGTGGTAATGGAGGTCGGAGCGGGCGTTTCGCAATTTACTGAGGGCGATACCGTCGTTGCCGATTCCCGGTTCTGGTGCGGCGAATGCCCCGCCTGCCGAAGCGGCCGACACAACATCTGCCATCATCTCGGCTTCGTCGGAGAAATCTGCGACGGTGGCTTTGCAGAGCAGTCGGCATTGCCGGCACGGCTGCTGGTCAGGCACGATCCGGCGTTGGATCCGGCGATTGCGGCCATGGCCGAGCCGCTGGCTGTCGCCCTGCATGCGGTGCGACGGCAGGCGATTCCGTCCGGCGAGCCCGTTCTCGTTGTCGGCTGCGGTCCGATCGGCGGACTTGCGGCTCTTCTGCTGTCGCACCTGCATGATGGCCCTGTCCTCGTCTGCGACCGCAACGCGGATCGCGCAAGGCTGGTTGCGCGGGTGACCGGTGCCTCAAACGTCACCCTCGACACGGAATCCTTTCGCGACGCGC is a genomic window containing:
- a CDS encoding zinc-dependent alcohol dehydrogenase; translated protein: MKAARLYAVGDIRVEDIDIPGPLAPGWVRVAVAAAGICGSDLHNFRTGQWITRSPSVAGHEFAGVVMEVGAGVSQFTEGDTVVADSRFWCGECPACRSGRHNICHHLGFVGEICDGGFAEQSALPARLLVRHDPALDPAIAAMAEPLAVALHAVRRQAIPSGEPVLVVGCGPIGGLAALLLSHLHDGPVLVCDRNADRARLVARVTGASNVTLDTESFRDALSGRVLRYALDATGNIEVLMRVIAHLGGGGSLTLVGISHGRIDLDPNMLVEREIALIGCHAFSSELPEAVAMLPGLADALAKLIDREIAIEALPQTYERLLAGNATRLKTIVRFARNECRP